The region CGACTTTGAAGTCGAGCGCGTGGGCCTTCAGGAAGACGAAATCCTTCGCCAGCAGAGCGAGGACAAGCCCGAGGACCTCAAGCCGCGTCCGCCCGTCGTGACCATCATGGGCCACGTCGACCACGGCAAGACTTCGCTGCTCGACAAGATTCGCGAGGCCCGCGTGGCCGAGGGCGAAGCCGGCGGCATTACCCAGCACATCGGCGCCTATCACGTCGATACCTCGAAGGGACCGCTGACTTTCCTCGATACGCCCGGTCACGAGGCGTTTACCGCCATGCGCGCGCGCGGCGCGAAGGTGACCGACATCGTGGTCCTGGTGGTTGCCGCCGACGACGGTGTGAAGCCCCAGACCATTGAAGCCATCAACCACTCGAAGGCCGCCGGCGTTCCCATCGTCGTGGCCGTCAACAAGATCGACAAGCCCGGCGCCAAGCCCGAGCAGGTGCGCCAGCAGCTCACCGAGTTCGGCCTGGTGGCTGAGGAGTGGGGCGGCGACACCATGTTCGTCGAAGTCTCGGCCAAGACTGGCGACGGCATCGAGAACCTGCTGGAGACCATCGCCCTGCAGGCCGAAGTGCTCGAGCTCAAGGCCAACCCCGACAAGGCCGCCGCCGGTATCATCGTCGAGGCACGCTTGGAGCGCGGCCGCGGCCCGGTGGCCACGGTCCTGATTCAGGAAGGCACGCTGCACCTGGGCGATGCCATCGTTGCCGGCCAGCACTTCGGTAAGGCCCGCGCCATGACCGACGACCTTGGAAAGCCCGCAACCGAGATCGGACCGGGCATGCCGGTCGAGCTGCTCGGCCTCTCGGGCGTTCCCTCTGCCGGTGATTTCTTTGACGCCGCCGCCAACGAGAAGCTGGCCAAGCAGGTCGCCGCCAAGCGTGCCCACAAGGTGCGCGAGTCGGAACTCGCCTCGCTCAGCCGCACCTCGCTCGAGCAGCTCTATGCGCAGATCTCCGCCGGAGAGGCCAAGGAACTGCCGGTGGTCGTCAAGGCCGACGTGCAGG is a window of Chrysiogenia bacterium DNA encoding:
- the infB gene encoding translation initiation factor IF-2, with the protein product DFEVERVGLQEDEILRQQSEDKPEDLKPRPPVVTIMGHVDHGKTSLLDKIREARVAEGEAGGITQHIGAYHVDTSKGPLTFLDTPGHEAFTAMRARGAKVTDIVVLVVAADDGVKPQTIEAINHSKAAGVPIVVAVNKIDKPGAKPEQVRQQLTEFGLVAEEWGGDTMFVEVSAKTGDGIENLLETIALQAEVLELKANPDKAAAGIIVEARLERGRGPVATVLIQEGTLHLGDAIVAGQHFGKARAMTDDLGKPATEIGPGMPVELLGLSGVPSAGDFFDAAANEKLAKQVAAKRAHKVRESELASLSRTSLEQLYAQISAGEAKELPVVVKADVQGSVEAIIESLEALSTQRCQVKIIHSGAGGVNESDVNLAAASNAIIVAFNVRPERMAAEIADDQKIQIKNYTVIYDLIDDITAAMEGLLEPDRHEHVTGHAEIREVYTITKVGKVAGCYVTDGKATRAAHVRILRDNTQIYENVLSSLKRFKDDAKEVPAGMECGLTVKDYSDLKVGDVLEFYEIEEVAVKLEDIREQEEAAARARAKAEAEEAESQQAST